One window of the Oceanicoccus sp. KOV_DT_Chl genome contains the following:
- a CDS encoding PilX N-terminal domain-containing pilus assembly protein — MQKSLTHSYTHSQGAILIVSLILLLVMTLIGVASIDSSQLQSQMASNSLHQQNQYQRSLNEIRAQQLDLNRPARLSTVTASTTTFNATKGITTKSVGISIADNEMLTGDSTDAYDQYAFIVFSGDSVPPPVTAWEIISAKTMKLTWSQKFPATVPNQIKPKALHV, encoded by the coding sequence ATGCAAAAGTCATTAACGCATAGCTATACCCACTCCCAAGGGGCGATTTTAATTGTCAGTTTAATTTTATTACTGGTAATGACATTAATTGGTGTTGCTTCTATCGACTCCTCCCAATTGCAGTCACAAATGGCAAGTAATAGCTTACACCAGCAAAATCAATACCAACGATCGCTCAATGAAATCCGGGCACAACAATTAGACCTTAATCGTCCCGCCAGGCTTTCCACAGTCACAGCGTCAACAACAACGTTTAACGCCACCAAAGGGATTACTACAAAAAGTGTAGGTATTTCCATAGCAGATAACGAGATGCTTACCGGTGACAGCACCGATGCCTATGATCAATATGCATTTATAGTTTTTTCCGGCGACTCTGTGCCACCACCCGTTACAGCTTGGGAAATTATATCGGCAAAGACTATGAAATTAACATGGTCACAGAAATTCCCGGCAACAGTTCCAAATCAGATCAAACCCAAGGCCTTACACGTATAG
- a CDS encoding ABC transporter transmembrane domain-containing protein, whose product MSNPETDQRPISKDIKVLSAMFGLLKPYRLHVLGALFALTFTAGITLSMGQGLRMMIDQGFGAGAAEGLDQTIIIFMGMVLLLAIGTFARFYLVSWIGERVSADLRQQVYSRVIELHPGFFETNLSGEIQSRITTDTTLLQTVIGSSVSMALRNVLIFIGGIVLLLITNPKLTAIVLLSVPLVIMPIIIFGRHVRKLSRSSQDKVAVFGGFVGESLKNIKIVQAFNHQQRDTDTFNAQVEVAFDVALNRIKHRAWLTAIVIALVFGAIAYMLWVGGHDVIAGRISAGELAAFIFYAMMVAMSVGVISEVYSDLQRAAGATERLLELMHADNLITAPEQPRQLTQPVSGQLQFENISFYYPSRTEVAAISELSLTLQAGTSLALVGSSGAGKSTIVDLLLRFYDVQQGRITLDGVDIKQLDPKALREHIAIVPQQPVLFSGTVFENIRYGRPDASDQEVKDAAIAAYADEFIQKLPKGYDSFVGESGVRLSGGQRQRIAIARAVLKNPKVLLLDEATSALDAESEYKVQQALEHLMQDRTSIVIAHRLATVINVDKIAVLDHGKLVDTGSHQQLIKSSSLYARWASLQFGEVEEVASVIDKVS is encoded by the coding sequence TTGTCTAATCCCGAGACAGATCAACGCCCTATCAGCAAGGATATTAAAGTCCTCTCAGCTATGTTCGGGCTGTTAAAACCCTACCGTCTACATGTTTTAGGTGCTCTTTTTGCGCTGACCTTTACTGCTGGCATCACTTTATCAATGGGGCAGGGGTTGCGGATGATGATCGACCAGGGCTTTGGGGCAGGGGCTGCCGAGGGCTTGGATCAGACCATCATCATTTTTATGGGGATGGTACTGTTATTGGCGATTGGTACTTTCGCTCGTTTTTATCTGGTGTCCTGGATTGGTGAGCGAGTCAGTGCTGATTTGCGCCAGCAGGTGTATAGCCGTGTTATTGAACTGCATCCCGGCTTTTTTGAGACTAATCTTAGCGGCGAAATCCAGTCTCGTATTACCACCGACACTACGCTATTGCAGACAGTCATTGGTTCGTCGGTATCGATGGCGCTGCGTAATGTATTGATCTTTATCGGCGGGATTGTGTTATTGCTCATTACTAACCCCAAGTTGACGGCGATAGTGTTGCTGAGTGTGCCGCTGGTGATTATGCCAATCATTATTTTTGGTCGGCATGTGCGCAAGTTGTCTCGCAGCTCGCAGGATAAGGTGGCCGTGTTCGGTGGCTTTGTGGGCGAGTCATTGAAAAACATAAAAATAGTTCAGGCGTTTAATCATCAGCAGCGCGATACCGATACCTTTAATGCACAAGTTGAAGTCGCTTTTGATGTGGCCTTGAATCGGATCAAACACCGTGCATGGTTAACGGCGATTGTTATTGCGCTGGTATTTGGCGCTATCGCGTATATGTTATGGGTGGGTGGCCATGACGTTATTGCCGGTAGAATTTCTGCTGGTGAGTTAGCGGCATTTATTTTTTACGCGATGATGGTGGCGATGTCCGTCGGCGTTATTTCAGAGGTCTATAGCGATCTGCAGCGGGCAGCCGGTGCTACTGAGCGGTTGTTAGAATTAATGCATGCGGATAATCTGATTACTGCTCCTGAGCAACCCCGGCAGCTAACCCAGCCCGTTAGTGGTCAGCTGCAATTTGAAAATATTAGTTTTTACTATCCTTCCCGCACTGAGGTAGCAGCTATTTCCGAACTTAGCTTGACGCTGCAAGCGGGCACTAGTTTGGCTTTGGTGGGGAGTTCCGGTGCTGGTAAGTCGACCATCGTTGATTTGCTTTTGCGTTTTTATGATGTGCAGCAAGGCCGTATTACACTCGACGGCGTTGATATAAAACAGCTTGACCCAAAAGCATTGCGTGAGCATATCGCCATCGTTCCCCAGCAGCCGGTGCTGTTTAGCGGTACAGTGTTTGAGAATATTCGCTACGGCCGTCCCGATGCTTCAGATCAGGAAGTGAAGGACGCCGCCATCGCAGCCTATGCCGATGAGTTTATTCAAAAATTGCCAAAGGGTTATGACAGTTTTGTTGGCGAGTCGGGAGTGCGACTATCTGGTGGTCAACGCCAGCGGATAGCGATTGCGCGGGCAGTGTTGAAAAACCCTAAAGTGCTGTTGTTAGATGAAGCGACCAGTGCGCTGGATGCAGAGAGTGAATATAAAGTGCAACAGGCTTTGGAGCACTTGATGCAGGATAGAACATCTATTGTGATTGCACATCGCTTGGCCACAGTCATTAATGTCGACAAAATTGCGGTGTTGGATCATGGCAAGCTGGTTGATACCGGCAGCCATCAACAGTTAATAAAAAGCTCATCACTTTATGCGCGCTGGGCTAGCTTGCAGTTTGGCGAGGTAGAGGAAGTTGCTTCAGTCATTGACAAGGTGAGTTAA
- the pilV gene encoding type IV pilus modification protein PilV, with protein MLIKTQSNGFALIEVVVTMFVMAVGLLGLSALQSVSVKNGLDTGTRSQVIWVVTELTERIRANPDADGNSYVKAAFTPADCAAPTKRCADNSAGAAATNCTANEMAAYDVWDSFCGQSAGTGVLANATESLDLQSLSITCNSCGTTVKDSNYTVSVSWISESISQQTQVDQASSNFDATVQQTRTISMPVYP; from the coding sequence ATGTTGATAAAAACACAATCAAATGGATTCGCACTCATTGAAGTCGTGGTAACCATGTTCGTTATGGCCGTTGGGTTGCTGGGCTTATCGGCACTACAGTCAGTATCTGTGAAAAACGGGCTTGATACCGGTACCCGGTCGCAGGTTATCTGGGTAGTCACCGAGCTCACTGAACGGATAAGAGCCAATCCTGATGCCGATGGCAATAGTTATGTAAAAGCGGCTTTCACTCCAGCTGATTGTGCTGCTCCAACCAAGCGCTGCGCTGACAATAGCGCCGGCGCTGCGGCGACTAACTGCACAGCTAACGAAATGGCCGCCTATGATGTGTGGGACAGTTTTTGCGGCCAATCAGCTGGCACCGGTGTTTTAGCGAATGCGACCGAGTCGCTGGACCTACAATCACTGTCAATCACCTGTAACAGCTGTGGCACTACTGTGAAAGACTCTAACTATACGGTTTCCGTGTCCTGGATATCAGAGTCCATCTCTCAGCAAACTCAAGTTGATCAGGCCTCCAGTAATTTTGATGCGACAGTGCAGCAAACTCGAACCATTTCAATGCCGGTGTATCCATAA
- a CDS encoding PilW family protein — MNNPKTTFQRQQGLSLIELMVSIAIAAAMMSAALQFVVSTRQTYELNDDISRIQENGRMAMDILMQDVRMAGARMPSAGDGKVPDFFLIDCTGISPCASNNYTVGASQPDTNLLADGSDRLSVEYDPPGDNPRPGTDDTITTQQETCLGTAITATENIIANVYTVEDLDNDGISSLYCQGWDTTAGAWLDDAPQPLVDGIDHMQVLYGVAGDTSQPDSVTMYIPAQKVFIDNPDPTPDVNLWSQVKSARISLLVSNGMVAGTAENKQRQYRLLDGDLLTVTDGQPRRIYTATVQFNNSEF; from the coding sequence ATGAACAATCCAAAAACCACCTTCCAGCGCCAGCAAGGCTTGTCATTAATTGAATTAATGGTATCTATTGCTATCGCTGCAGCGATGATGTCAGCCGCACTGCAGTTTGTTGTTAGCACCCGCCAAACCTATGAGCTAAATGATGATATCTCACGCATTCAGGAAAATGGACGCATGGCGATGGATATCTTGATGCAGGATGTACGTATGGCAGGTGCCCGCATGCCCAGTGCAGGGGACGGTAAGGTACCAGACTTTTTCTTAATTGATTGCACGGGCATATCACCTTGCGCCAGCAATAACTACACCGTTGGGGCATCACAACCCGATACCAATCTCCTCGCTGATGGCAGTGACCGTCTTTCCGTAGAATATGATCCGCCGGGTGATAATCCACGCCCTGGTACCGACGACACCATTACCACACAGCAAGAAACCTGCTTGGGCACAGCAATAACAGCCACTGAAAATATTATCGCCAATGTATATACCGTTGAAGATCTCGATAACGATGGCATCAGCAGCCTCTATTGTCAGGGTTGGGATACCACTGCAGGAGCGTGGTTAGATGACGCCCCTCAACCGCTGGTGGACGGCATTGATCACATGCAAGTACTTTACGGCGTCGCGGGTGATACTTCTCAGCCAGACAGTGTCACCATGTATATTCCTGCTCAAAAAGTGTTTATTGACAATCCTGACCCAACTCCCGATGTCAATCTTTGGTCTCAGGTTAAATCCGCCAGAATCTCCTTATTAGTAAGCAATGGTATGGTTGCTGGCACTGCAGAAAACAAACAACGGCAATATCGATTACTGGATGGCGATCTGTTAACGGTTACTGATGGCCAGCCACGCAGAATTTATACCGCCACCGTTCAATTTAATAACTCTGAGTTTTAG
- a CDS encoding GIY-YIG nuclease family protein: protein MSSAQWWVYIIETYSGKLYTGITTDIERRFGEHLAVNSRVAKGKKGAKFFRTDPARVVVYREGCIDRSAASSREAAIKKLSRLQKKQLIELSLD from the coding sequence ATGTCATCGGCACAGTGGTGGGTATATATCATTGAAACCTATTCGGGCAAACTTTATACCGGTATTACTACGGATATAGAGCGTCGTTTTGGTGAGCATCTAGCGGTGAATTCCAGGGTGGCAAAGGGAAAAAAAGGCGCGAAATTTTTTCGTACTGATCCGGCTAGGGTCGTTGTATATCGTGAAGGTTGTATTGATCGCAGTGCAGCGAGTAGCCGGGAGGCGGCAATAAAAAAATTATCTCGACTGCAAAAAAAACAACTGATTGAGTTGTCCTTGGACTAG
- a CDS encoding DUF1513 domain-containing protein, giving the protein MTEPPAITARMQGEALSVAIHSANGIAAVTHPDGGMVTFWTIAGRKLLKVIDLPSPRGVELTVDQQYFLVSYGLEANVVQVSVDDLEIDKASTIFKSYITGSHIYNWSRAMSELYYPA; this is encoded by the coding sequence ATGACAGAGCCCCCAGCTATCACAGCGCGAATGCAGGGAGAGGCTTTAAGTGTCGCCATTCATAGTGCTAATGGTATTGCAGCGGTCACTCATCCCGATGGTGGTATGGTGACTTTTTGGACTATTGCCGGTCGAAAATTACTGAAAGTGATAGACTTGCCATCGCCTAGAGGCGTGGAGTTGACCGTCGATCAGCAGTATTTTCTGGTGAGCTATGGGCTTGAGGCTAATGTAGTGCAGGTGTCAGTTGATGACCTGGAGATTGATAAAGCCTCTACTATTTTTAAATCCTATATTACCGGGTCACATATTTACAACTGGTCCAGAGCAATGAGTGAGCTTTATTATCCCGCATAA
- a CDS encoding DUF1513 domain-containing protein, protein MSPLSRRNFLLSSMAALVAACAEDNPALRPAVTNLILGGGQYKLTVDGDTKFVLSIVDITNKDRHLSTMGFLPHGIHRNPTDFNRLAIFEKKGPNACEYDLGTRQIVRAIPQVDNQYFYGHGAYSLDGKTLFSTETELDGFNGLIGVRSSSDLAYIGEFPSYGKEPHECKLIDGGKTLVVTNGGGDTQGDAPSVAYIDINSQQLIEKVQLTRAELNTGHLAIWLLFRRHEWGLVQIAWVA, encoded by the coding sequence ATGTCACCTTTATCTCGCCGTAATTTTTTACTGTCATCTATGGCCGCTCTGGTGGCTGCGTGTGCTGAAGACAATCCAGCGCTCCGACCTGCGGTGACTAATCTTATATTGGGCGGTGGTCAGTATAAATTGACAGTGGATGGTGATACTAAATTTGTATTGTCCATTGTAGATATAACAAACAAAGATCGACATTTGTCTACAATGGGTTTCTTGCCCCATGGTATCCATCGGAACCCCACAGACTTTAATCGTTTGGCGATATTTGAGAAAAAGGGGCCCAACGCTTGTGAGTATGATTTAGGTACCAGGCAGATCGTTCGAGCCATCCCGCAGGTTGATAATCAGTATTTTTATGGGCATGGTGCTTATTCTTTGGATGGTAAAACGTTATTTTCCACTGAAACGGAATTGGATGGCTTTAATGGTCTGATTGGTGTTCGTAGCAGTAGCGATTTGGCTTATATCGGTGAGTTTCCGTCCTATGGTAAGGAGCCGCATGAGTGTAAGTTAATTGATGGTGGTAAAACTTTAGTAGTCACGAATGGCGGTGGTGATACTCAGGGTGATGCTCCTTCGGTTGCTTATATCGACATTAATTCACAACAATTGATTGAAAAAGTTCAGCTGACTCGAGCAGAGCTTAATACTGGCCATCTGGCGATTTGGTTATTGTTTCGGCGCCACGAGTGGGGCTTGGTACAGATAGCTTGGGTGGCGTGA
- a CDS encoding DUF2971 domain-containing protein: protein MAIDEIASLVKFCSAETGLKILNSQSLRWSAPHLFNDPFELSHLSRPDFTPEKLLAGMIKEAINMLFAPSDPTGKNNRLVAAVARWREEERFASEEEAEQVLNQLLSQIANQQQESIDKYLAEWQRYARTLRICCFSDKPANIYSWRSYADNHAGIALRFSAGDDTSLTQPRKVTYSTTPP from the coding sequence GTGGCAATAGACGAAATCGCATCACTGGTAAAGTTCTGTAGCGCTGAAACCGGTTTAAAAATTTTAAATAGCCAGTCGCTGCGCTGGAGTGCCCCGCACTTATTTAATGACCCCTTTGAACTAAGCCACCTATCACGACCTGACTTTACCCCCGAAAAGTTACTCGCCGGCATGATTAAAGAAGCGATTAACATGCTGTTTGCGCCTTCAGACCCCACTGGCAAAAATAACCGCCTGGTTGCCGCTGTGGCTCGCTGGCGTGAGGAAGAACGTTTCGCGTCTGAAGAAGAGGCCGAGCAGGTACTCAATCAACTATTAAGCCAAATCGCCAATCAACAACAAGAATCTATAGACAAATATCTTGCTGAATGGCAGCGCTATGCGCGCACGCTGCGTATCTGCTGCTTTAGCGACAAGCCAGCCAACATCTACAGCTGGCGCAGCTATGCCGACAACCATGCGGGTATTGCCCTGCGCTTTAGTGCCGGCGACGATACCTCGTTAACCCAACCACGCAAAGTCACCTACAGCACCACCCCCCCTTAG
- a CDS encoding NUDIX domain-containing protein — MDNFSRKDVAVLADESVYDGFFQIRTLNLRHRLFQGGWSQPLNRELIHRHDAVGVLLFDPVLDAVALVEQFRVGVLGSSIAEQESISPWLLELVAGLIEHQDAPQDVAVRESEEEAGVIVQQLEPIGQYYSSPGGSNEYFYLFVGRADLSAAGGVHGLEAEGEDIRVHVLSIEHLWQKLERGRLINAHTLIAAQWLKLNYQQLKTRWAEVAP; from the coding sequence ATGGATAATTTCTCACGCAAGGATGTAGCCGTACTCGCCGATGAATCGGTCTATGACGGTTTTTTTCAAATCCGCACATTGAACTTGCGTCATCGACTTTTTCAGGGTGGCTGGAGCCAGCCTTTAAATCGTGAGTTAATCCATCGGCATGATGCAGTAGGTGTGTTGCTGTTTGACCCGGTACTTGATGCCGTGGCTTTGGTTGAGCAGTTTCGGGTGGGGGTGTTGGGTAGTTCCATTGCGGAGCAGGAATCTATCTCGCCCTGGTTGCTGGAATTGGTGGCCGGCTTAATCGAGCATCAAGATGCACCACAGGATGTGGCCGTTAGAGAGTCGGAAGAAGAAGCCGGAGTGATTGTTCAGCAGCTGGAGCCAATTGGTCAATATTATTCCAGCCCCGGTGGCAGCAATGAATATTTCTACTTATTTGTTGGCCGTGCGGACTTATCTGCAGCTGGCGGTGTGCATGGATTGGAGGCCGAAGGTGAAGATATTCGAGTGCATGTATTAAGTATTGAACATTTATGGCAAAAGTTGGAGCGGGGGCGGCTGATCAATGCCCACACGTTGATTGCTGCGCAGTGGTTAAAACTGAATTATCAGCAGTTGAAAACCCGTTGGGCTGAGGTGGCGCCCTAA
- a CDS encoding GspH/FimT family pseudopilin — MATVKDQQGFNLIELMAVLVVFAIIMGAGLPFLTATIERNAVSSQARVLYKSLSQARSAAINNNAVVTIERKSSTAKDWSEGWTVYIDVGGEGNQARDTVNDTYLNDFSVDDALITIRSNTAANNWVTFDANGRLDDDPVQIAVCDSDVNSAIEGQLISVSRVGRVSSNIIAAADKPTQCTPAG, encoded by the coding sequence ATGGCAACAGTAAAAGATCAACAAGGGTTTAACCTCATAGAGCTGATGGCAGTATTAGTTGTCTTTGCCATTATTATGGGTGCCGGCCTGCCATTCCTGACAGCCACTATTGAAAGGAATGCGGTAAGCAGCCAGGCCCGGGTACTCTATAAAAGTTTAAGCCAAGCTCGCTCTGCAGCGATTAACAACAACGCGGTGGTGACTATTGAGAGAAAAAGTAGCACCGCTAAAGACTGGTCTGAGGGATGGACGGTCTATATCGATGTTGGCGGCGAAGGAAATCAGGCGAGAGACACCGTTAATGATACCTATCTGAATGACTTTAGCGTAGACGATGCACTAATAACCATTCGATCCAATACCGCCGCTAATAACTGGGTCACCTTTGATGCTAACGGCAGGTTAGATGATGACCCTGTCCAAATAGCTGTTTGTGACTCTGATGTTAACAGCGCTATAGAAGGTCAATTAATTAGTGTCAGCCGAGTAGGCCGAGTATCCAGCAATATCATAGCCGCTGCGGATAAACCCACTCAATGCACACCTGCAGGATAA
- a CDS encoding aspartate carbamoyltransferase, with product MKFTGSHILSIGQFERADIDHIFRVADFMAPFAHRKRVTRVLDGAILGSMFFEPSTRTRVSFGSAFNLLGGDVRETIGFESSAIAKGESLYDTARVLSGYSDVIVMRHPQEGSVSEFAEASRVPVINGGDGANEHPSQALLDLYTIKKELRHHGRELDNLRIALIGDLKYGRTVHSLCKLLTLYKNVSVTLISPQELQMPGEIVEQMRVAGHTVVESDLMEGSIGHVDIAYSTRIQEERFATKDEANLYRGRYRLNQAIYTRFCEPNTVIMHPLPRDSREGANELDNDLNDNPNLAIFRQADNGVLVRMALFALILDVEDQVDKYASDVNWYTGSRF from the coding sequence TTGAAGTTCACCGGCAGCCATATCTTATCCATCGGCCAATTTGAGCGGGCTGATATTGATCATATTTTTAGGGTGGCTGACTTTATGGCGCCTTTTGCCCATCGAAAGCGCGTTACCAGAGTGCTGGATGGCGCTATCCTTGGTTCGATGTTTTTCGAACCCAGTACCCGAACCCGGGTCAGTTTTGGTAGCGCGTTTAATTTACTCGGGGGGGATGTTCGGGAAACGATTGGGTTTGAGTCGTCGGCGATAGCCAAAGGCGAATCGCTGTACGATACCGCCAGAGTGTTAAGCGGCTATAGTGATGTCATCGTTATGCGTCACCCGCAAGAAGGTTCTGTGTCCGAGTTTGCTGAAGCCAGCCGGGTACCAGTCATAAATGGCGGTGATGGCGCTAATGAACACCCCAGTCAAGCGTTGCTGGATTTATACACTATTAAAAAAGAATTACGCCATCACGGTCGGGAGCTGGATAACCTGCGCATCGCACTGATTGGTGATTTAAAATATGGCAGAACGGTACACTCGCTGTGCAAGCTATTAACGCTTTACAAAAATGTGAGTGTAACGTTGATTTCACCGCAAGAGCTACAAATGCCTGGCGAAATTGTTGAGCAAATGCGTGTAGCTGGCCACACCGTGGTGGAGTCGGATTTAATGGAGGGCAGTATTGGTCACGTTGATATTGCGTATTCCACCCGTATTCAGGAAGAGCGTTTTGCTACTAAGGACGAAGCCAATTTATACCGTGGCCGCTACCGATTAAACCAGGCAATTTATACCCGTTTTTGTGAGCCGAATACAGTGATTATGCACCCTTTGCCCCGTGACTCCCGCGAAGGCGCTAATGAGTTGGATAATGATCTTAATGATAATCCTAACTTGGCTATTTTTAGGCAGGCGGATAATGGGGTGTTAGTCCGAATGGCGTTGTTTGCGTTGATTCTGGATGTCGAAGATCAAGTTGATAAATATGCTAGCGATGTCAATTGGTATACTGGCAGTCGTTTTTAA
- the sbcB gene encoding exodeoxyribonuclease I has product MTNLTFYWHDYETFGADPSKDRPSQFAGIRTDTDFNIIGEPLVIFCKPAADVLPHPQACLITGITPQQALDQGVCEAEFIRQIHAELAMPGTCAVGYNSIRFDDEVSRYTLYRNFYDPYAREWQNGNSRWDIIDMVRVCCALRPEGINWPQHEDGSPSFKLEHLTQANGIAHEAAHDALSDVHATIALAKLIKQKQPKLFNYVFQLRNKREVAALLNVAEQKPVLHTSAMFPASRFCTTLVMPLAMHPTNKNGVIVYDLQANPESLISLSAEQIAERLYTPAAELPEGVERIPLKTIHTNRAPVVATSQLLDEAVAARIQLDLPQARQHYKQLKQAQGLTAKLAKVFAQQDFPVRTDPDLMLYSGGFFGQDDKSVMAQIRSSSPQELMENSFCFEDGRLAEMLFRYRARNYPEYLSPDEQLLWQEQCYQRLTDPDGGASIAMEAFLEMVHGLLEDEATSARDQAILEQLLDYSDQLLA; this is encoded by the coding sequence ATGACTAATTTAACTTTTTACTGGCATGATTATGAAACTTTTGGTGCTGATCCCTCTAAAGATCGTCCCTCTCAATTTGCCGGGATTCGAACCGATACCGATTTTAATATTATTGGTGAGCCGCTAGTCATTTTTTGTAAGCCTGCCGCTGATGTTTTACCGCACCCACAGGCCTGTTTGATTACTGGTATAACGCCACAGCAAGCCTTGGATCAGGGCGTCTGTGAAGCTGAGTTTATTCGCCAGATACATGCGGAACTGGCGATGCCGGGTACTTGTGCCGTGGGTTATAACAGTATTCGTTTTGATGATGAAGTGAGTCGTTATACGTTGTATCGCAATTTTTACGACCCTTACGCGCGTGAGTGGCAAAATGGCAATTCACGCTGGGATATTATTGACATGGTGCGGGTGTGTTGTGCATTGCGCCCAGAAGGCATTAATTGGCCGCAACATGAAGACGGCAGTCCCAGCTTTAAGCTGGAGCATTTGACGCAGGCTAATGGCATTGCGCATGAAGCGGCCCATGATGCGTTGTCTGATGTGCACGCTACCATTGCTTTAGCAAAACTCATTAAACAGAAACAGCCAAAGTTATTTAATTATGTTTTTCAGTTGCGTAATAAGCGCGAGGTTGCGGCGTTGTTAAATGTGGCCGAGCAAAAGCCGGTGCTGCATACTTCCGCTATGTTTCCGGCGTCACGTTTTTGTACCACTTTAGTCATGCCCTTGGCGATGCATCCGACGAATAAAAATGGCGTGATTGTTTATGATTTACAGGCAAATCCAGAGTCATTAATTAGTTTAAGTGCTGAGCAGATTGCAGAACGTTTATATACACCGGCAGCAGAGTTACCTGAAGGTGTTGAACGTATTCCTCTCAAAACGATACATACTAATCGTGCGCCGGTGGTTGCCACTTCGCAGTTATTAGATGAGGCAGTTGCGGCACGTATCCAATTGGATTTACCGCAAGCGCGTCAGCATTATAAACAATTGAAACAAGCGCAAGGCTTGACCGCCAAATTAGCCAAGGTATTTGCGCAACAGGATTTTCCAGTACGCACTGACCCGGATTTGATGCTTTATAGTGGCGGTTTTTTTGGCCAAGATGATAAGAGCGTGATGGCGCAAATACGAAGTTCGTCACCACAGGAATTGATGGAAAATAGTTTTTGTTTTGAGGATGGCCGTTTAGCTGAAATGTTGTTTCGATATCGTGCGCGCAATTACCCCGAATACTTATCACCGGATGAACAGTTGCTATGGCAAGAGCAGTGCTATCAACGATTAACTGATCCAGACGGTGGCGCCAGTATAGCGATGGAGGCTTTTTTGGAAATGGTTCATGGTCTGCTTGAAGATGAAGCAACTTCAGCTCGTGATCAGGCAATTTTAGAGCAGTTGCTGGATTATAGTGATCAGTTGCTAGCTTAG
- a CDS encoding GspH/FimT family pseudopilin gives MNTSPYFNTGLTLIELISTLSISIILVTVGTGPMSKWLQYQTESTVFNTLFHLTTYARTLAVKENRYLTVCPSLDQRQCGGNWNKTIIVFTDHNKSETVDKNEDLHMVLEMPESTPCLTWNASAKRQYLQFKPSGAANGTAGHFRFCEEAHSALNKKVVISLNGRTSLRSL, from the coding sequence ATGAACACCTCACCTTATTTTAATACTGGTTTAACATTAATCGAATTAATTTCCACGCTATCTATCAGCATTATTCTGGTAACAGTTGGCACCGGCCCCATGAGTAAATGGTTACAATACCAAACTGAAAGCACAGTCTTTAATACCCTCTTCCACCTAACAACGTATGCACGAACTTTAGCGGTAAAAGAAAACCGCTATCTGACAGTATGTCCGAGCCTTGATCAACGTCAGTGTGGTGGCAACTGGAATAAAACCATTATTGTGTTCACTGATCACAATAAAAGTGAAACTGTTGATAAGAATGAAGATCTCCATATGGTACTGGAAATGCCAGAGAGCACTCCCTGCCTCACCTGGAACGCCAGTGCTAAACGCCAATATTTACAATTTAAACCCTCGGGTGCAGCCAACGGCACCGCAGGCCACTTTAGATTTTGTGAAGAAGCTCACAGTGCGCTGAACAAGAAAGTGGTGATTAGTTTAAACGGTCGCACATCACTAAGAAGCCTATAA